In the genome of Acidobacteriota bacterium, one region contains:
- a CDS encoding N-acetyltransferase produces MGTTTRPGGRVANAGVRERRPGLKSCADSQCRPLSGASRVPRLGCGPVQPGLAILGGVPSIAVRLRRAAVGDLERINAIYNHFVLTSTCTYQEDPDTIDARRAWLEQHGPQYPVIVALADDLVVGWGSLSRFHARSAYRYTVENSVYVDHEWQRQGIGSSILRDLISRARLIGYQTIVAEIDAEQTASLALHARHGFEPAGRLQVVGYKFGRWLDVVYLQKRL; encoded by the coding sequence ATGGGCACGACGACTCGGCCGGGAGGACGGGTGGCCAACGCCGGTGTTCGAGAGCGTCGGCCTGGGCTGAAGTCGTGTGCCGACAGCCAGTGTCGTCCGCTCTCAGGGGCGTCGCGCGTGCCGCGGCTTGGATGCGGGCCGGTCCAACCAGGGCTGGCTATACTTGGCGGCGTGCCGTCCATTGCCGTCCGGCTCCGTCGCGCCGCAGTCGGCGACCTCGAGCGCATCAACGCTATCTACAACCACTTCGTTCTGACGTCGACGTGCACCTATCAGGAAGATCCGGACACGATCGACGCGCGGCGGGCCTGGCTCGAGCAGCACGGTCCGCAATATCCGGTCATCGTAGCGCTGGCCGACGATCTCGTCGTCGGCTGGGGATCGTTGTCGCGCTTCCACGCGCGGTCGGCGTACCGCTACACCGTGGAGAACTCGGTGTACGTCGACCACGAGTGGCAGCGGCAGGGGATCGGCTCGTCGATCCTGCGGGATCTCATCTCGCGCGCGCGCCTCATCGGATACCAGACCATCGTCGCCGAAATCGACGCCGAACAGACGGCCAGCCTCGCACTCCACGCGCGACACGGCTTCGAGCCCGCCGGCCGCCTCCAGGTGGTCGGCTACAAGTTCGGCCGCTGGCTCGACGTGGTCTATCTGCAGAAGCGACTGTAG
- a CDS encoding amidase gives MNTLLRTLAAVAAAWIAVAAGAAAAPDAPSPSPGAGGASAGFEIEEKTIAAIQQALVARAVTTEEIVKRYLARIKAYNGTCVEQPQGLLGPITPIPHAGQLNALGTLNLRPAARRAWGFDDHKARSLTDQADDGVAMPDALETAAAQDRELARTGRLVGPLHGVVVSIKDQFDTFDMRTTNGADVAFANDRPPADSTVVERLRKAGAIILAKANRGGFNSRSAFGGTVCNAYDTERTPRGSSSGSAVSVAANFVTCSIGEETGTSIRIPSSASSVVGLSPTQELISRAGMNGPGVNVRLGPICRTVEDAAKVLGAVIGYDPKDPFTAFSVGRLPAQPLESYVAGQGLAGLRIGVIREYMDLRLYSKRDEPVITVVDRAVAELKQTGATVVDPGPGGALFTECFQRYVPQAFGTLFTRMHPDLFPVDVEGRPIGDHVATLVDLTMHPERVPDRISIRQVAPAAATGDSAYWRALYLRKRDDPALKTPEAVAVATRPIVDPVFAASSPNISTETPYGASRPPAAPAPRELDMADRMLQRWAFQQVVLSCMADLNLDALVYPTNNITPQKIQAPEEPAVNGRNQAHWTLLGQNGFPAVSVPAGFTTEVYDRVPDPAFPDGTRLVGPVAAQLPVGVDFAARPFGEPLLVRIAAAYEALTKHRRTPPEFSGPVE, from the coding sequence ATGAACACGCTGTTACGGACACTGGCGGCCGTCGCCGCCGCATGGATCGCGGTGGCGGCCGGCGCGGCAGCCGCACCGGACGCGCCGTCGCCATCGCCCGGCGCCGGTGGCGCCAGCGCGGGATTCGAGATCGAGGAGAAGACGATCGCCGCGATTCAGCAGGCGCTCGTCGCGCGGGCCGTCACCACCGAGGAGATCGTGAAGCGATACCTCGCGCGCATCAAGGCCTACAACGGGACGTGCGTGGAGCAGCCGCAGGGGCTGCTCGGACCGATCACGCCGATCCCGCACGCCGGCCAGCTCAATGCGCTCGGCACGCTCAACCTGCGGCCGGCCGCCCGTCGCGCCTGGGGGTTCGACGATCACAAGGCGCGCAGCCTGACGGACCAGGCCGACGACGGCGTGGCGATGCCGGACGCGCTCGAGACGGCCGCCGCTCAGGATCGCGAGCTGGCGCGCACCGGCCGGCTCGTCGGGCCGCTCCACGGCGTCGTCGTCTCAATCAAGGATCAGTTCGATACGTTCGACATGCGGACCACCAACGGCGCCGACGTCGCGTTCGCGAACGATCGACCGCCGGCCGACTCCACGGTCGTAGAGCGGCTGCGCAAGGCGGGCGCGATCATCCTCGCCAAGGCGAACCGCGGGGGCTTCAATTCCCGGAGCGCGTTCGGCGGCACGGTGTGCAACGCGTACGACACCGAGCGCACGCCGCGCGGCTCGAGCTCGGGATCGGCCGTGAGCGTGGCGGCGAACTTCGTGACCTGCTCGATCGGCGAGGAGACCGGCACCTCGATTCGGATTCCGTCGTCGGCCAGCAGCGTGGTGGGGCTCTCGCCGACGCAGGAGCTGATCAGCCGGGCCGGCATGAACGGGCCGGGCGTGAACGTGCGGCTCGGGCCGATCTGCCGCACGGTGGAGGACGCGGCGAAGGTGCTCGGTGCCGTGATCGGCTACGACCCGAAGGACCCGTTCACGGCGTTCAGCGTCGGGCGGCTGCCGGCACAGCCGCTCGAGTCGTACGTGGCCGGCCAGGGGCTCGCCGGACTGCGCATCGGCGTCATCCGCGAGTACATGGACCTGCGGCTCTACTCGAAACGCGATGAACCCGTCATCACGGTCGTCGATCGCGCCGTGGCCGAGCTGAAACAGACCGGTGCGACCGTCGTCGATCCGGGACCGGGCGGCGCGCTCTTCACCGAGTGCTTCCAGCGCTACGTGCCGCAAGCCTTTGGCACGCTGTTCACGCGGATGCATCCCGATCTGTTTCCGGTCGATGTCGAGGGGCGGCCCATCGGCGATCACGTGGCGACGCTGGTCGATCTGACGATGCATCCCGAGCGTGTGCCGGATCGGATCTCGATCCGGCAGGTGGCGCCAGCCGCGGCGACGGGTGACAGTGCCTACTGGCGCGCGCTCTACCTGCGGAAGCGCGATGATCCGGCGCTGAAGACCCCGGAGGCGGTCGCGGTGGCCACCAGACCGATCGTCGATCCCGTATTCGCGGCGTCGAGCCCGAACATCAGCACCGAGACGCCCTACGGCGCATCGCGGCCGCCGGCCGCGCCCGCACCGCGCGAGCTCGACATGGCCGATCGGATGCTGCAGCGCTGGGCCTTTCAGCAGGTCGTGCTGTCGTGCATGGCGGATCTGAATCTCGACGCCCTGGTCTACCCGACGAACAACATCACGCCGCAGAAGATCCAAGCACCGGAAGAGCCGGCCGTGAACGGGCGCAACCAGGCGCACTGGACGCTGCTCGGACAGAACGGATTCCCCGCCGTCAGCGTACCGGCCGGATTCACGACGGAGGTCTACGATCGCGTCCCGGATCCCGCGTTTCCGGATGGGACGCGTCTCGTCGGCCCGGTCGCGGCCCAGTTGCCCGTCGGTGTCGACTTTGCCGCGAGGCCATTCGGCGAGCCGCTGCTCGTGCGGATCGCCGCGGCCTATGAGGCGCTCACGAAGCACCGGCGGACGCCGCCGGAGTTCAGCGGGCCGGTCGAGTAG
- a CDS encoding TonB-dependent receptor: MPFTVTPRSWVVPLLLLLLIPIHALAQDATIVGLVVDEQKLPVPGATVTATSASTGRKFVGATDDRGEYRLAGLAAGRYAVSAELGGFATITLADVELLVGQNATLPFVMKLAATSESLTVTAEAPLVDLLQARVAGNVDRRQMEALPIAGRNWQQLTSMVKGITANTITARPGVARDAAFSLNLDGQDITQNASTSGFGQPGISREAIAEFQVITNLFDVTMGRSTGIQVQAITRAGTNLFSGSAYGYFRDDALNAKDPFAGRVLPYANRQMGFTVGGPIVRNRLHFFGSYEDEKEPNTSVFTVSALGSQRFEIPTERTARTGLVRVDYQLDRGDHLTMRSGYWRDLSNTVSGHPSREVDNRYDSNYTSVAWSRAAGTRVHELKVNAFHYHWLVEPLAVLGQTPNYSFPGLALGGPSNQPQNWFEDFVTTRYDLSTRLGAHDLKIGAELRLGGEEGWWLKGSRGTMTFSRLPSDIGARIPADAALDPNRWNLAGLDALAQTFTINYARLGGGKDGYGDFSFDTPRPMIAGWIGDTWRVTPAMTLNLGVRYDVAWQDLVAPGVANTEILVDSGLGAEDFGYRSDIRDLNNVAPRVGAAWRATDDGTLVIRGGTGIYYSSANSNQPVDASLWNGQRVISSTFTNDGKPGWVLDPTRGVTADDVLSGRVPPQPQSPVVIAHDFKMPYAWQSMIGFQKQLTPVLGIDVDLVHYKGYNEDSQRDPNLFYDAATGLPRNPNVHGRPNPAYGVINLKESHGRSDYLALAAAATRRYANRFQIGATYTYMFYKRDTGIGSAGYGATQLNPFDIMADWAPSADYQEHTLRVNGVWNVPFQDLTVAGSAAYGSGNPTSITTNVDPLGTGANRVRADLSVIPRNTFFGESFKTVDVRLSKDIPLGATMRLTAIAEVFNLFNSARYRYNTLETSPTFGQPNASGGSPRTGQLAFKITF; encoded by the coding sequence ATGCCGTTCACAGTCACGCCGCGCTCGTGGGTCGTCCCGCTGCTGCTCCTGCTCCTGATCCCGATTCACGCGCTCGCGCAGGACGCCACGATCGTCGGCCTCGTCGTCGACGAGCAGAAGCTGCCGGTGCCCGGCGCGACGGTCACGGCCACGTCGGCGTCGACTGGCCGCAAGTTCGTTGGGGCCACCGACGACCGCGGCGAATACCGGCTCGCGGGCCTGGCGGCCGGCCGCTACGCAGTGTCGGCGGAGCTCGGCGGCTTCGCGACGATCACGCTGGCCGACGTGGAGTTGCTCGTCGGCCAGAACGCGACCCTGCCCTTCGTCATGAAGCTGGCGGCCACGTCGGAATCGCTGACCGTCACCGCCGAAGCGCCGCTCGTCGATCTGCTGCAGGCGCGCGTCGCCGGCAACGTCGATCGCCGGCAGATGGAAGCGCTGCCGATCGCCGGTCGCAACTGGCAGCAGTTGACCTCCATGGTGAAGGGCATCACGGCCAACACCATCACGGCGCGGCCTGGCGTGGCGCGCGATGCGGCGTTCTCGCTGAATCTCGACGGCCAGGACATCACGCAGAACGCGAGCACGTCCGGTTTCGGCCAGCCGGGCATCAGCCGGGAGGCGATCGCCGAGTTCCAGGTCATCACCAACCTGTTCGACGTCACGATGGGCCGCTCGACCGGCATTCAAGTGCAGGCGATCACGCGGGCCGGCACCAATCTCTTCTCGGGCAGCGCTTACGGCTACTTCCGCGACGATGCCCTCAATGCCAAGGACCCCTTCGCCGGGCGTGTGCTCCCGTATGCGAACCGTCAGATGGGGTTCACCGTCGGCGGGCCCATCGTCCGCAACCGCCTGCACTTCTTCGGCTCGTACGAGGACGAGAAGGAGCCGAACACGTCCGTCTTCACGGTCAGCGCGCTCGGCAGCCAGCGGTTCGAGATCCCGACCGAACGCACGGCACGCACGGGGCTCGTCCGCGTCGACTATCAATTGGACCGCGGCGATCACCTGACCATGCGGTCCGGCTACTGGCGGGACCTGTCCAACACGGTGTCGGGCCATCCGTCCCGCGAGGTCGACAACCGCTACGACTCGAACTACACGTCGGTCGCCTGGTCCCGCGCCGCCGGCACGCGAGTCCACGAGCTGAAGGTCAACGCGTTCCACTACCACTGGCTCGTCGAGCCGCTCGCCGTGTTGGGCCAGACGCCGAACTACAGCTTTCCCGGCCTGGCGCTCGGCGGGCCGAGCAATCAGCCGCAGAACTGGTTCGAGGACTTCGTGACGACGCGCTACGACCTCTCCACGCGCCTGGGTGCCCACGACCTGAAGATCGGCGCCGAGCTCCGGCTGGGCGGTGAGGAAGGCTGGTGGCTGAAAGGATCGCGCGGGACGATGACCTTCAGCCGGCTGCCGTCGGACATCGGGGCGCGCATCCCGGCCGACGCGGCGCTCGACCCGAACCGCTGGAACCTCGCCGGGCTCGACGCGCTCGCCCAAACGTTCACGATCAACTACGCGCGGCTCGGCGGAGGCAAGGACGGGTACGGCGACTTCTCGTTCGACACGCCGCGGCCGATGATCGCCGGCTGGATCGGCGACACGTGGCGCGTGACGCCCGCGATGACGCTGAACCTCGGCGTCCGGTACGACGTCGCCTGGCAGGATCTCGTGGCGCCCGGCGTGGCCAACACCGAGATCCTCGTCGACAGCGGGCTCGGCGCCGAGGACTTCGGCTACCGCAGCGACATCCGCGATCTGAACAACGTCGCACCGCGGGTTGGCGCGGCCTGGCGCGCGACCGACGACGGCACGCTCGTAATCCGGGGCGGCACGGGAATCTACTACAGCAGCGCCAACTCGAATCAGCCGGTCGACGCCAGCCTCTGGAACGGCCAGCGCGTGATCTCCAGCACGTTCACCAATGACGGCAAGCCCGGATGGGTGCTCGATCCCACGCGCGGCGTGACGGCCGACGACGTGCTGTCGGGGCGGGTGCCGCCGCAGCCGCAGAGCCCGGTCGTCATCGCACACGACTTCAAGATGCCCTACGCCTGGCAGAGCATGATCGGATTCCAGAAGCAGCTCACACCGGTGCTGGGGATCGACGTCGATCTCGTGCACTACAAGGGCTACAACGAGGACTCGCAGCGCGATCCGAATCTCTTCTACGACGCGGCGACCGGGCTGCCGAGGAATCCCAACGTCCACGGCCGGCCCAATCCGGCCTACGGCGTGATCAACCTGAAGGAGAGCCACGGCCGATCCGACTACCTCGCGCTCGCGGCCGCCGCGACGCGGCGCTACGCGAACCGGTTCCAGATCGGCGCGACCTACACGTACATGTTCTACAAGCGCGACACCGGCATCGGCAGCGCCGGCTACGGCGCCACGCAGCTCAACCCGTTCGACATCATGGCCGACTGGGCGCCGTCGGCCGACTACCAGGAGCACACGCTGCGCGTGAACGGTGTCTGGAACGTGCCCTTCCAGGACCTGACGGTCGCCGGATCGGCCGCCTACGGGTCCGGCAACCCGACGTCGATCACGACGAACGTCGATCCGCTCGGCACCGGCGCCAACCGCGTGCGCGCCGACCTGAGCGTCATCCCGCGCAACACGTTCTTCGGCGAGTCGTTCAAGACCGTGGACGTGCGCCTCTCGAAGGACATCCCGCTCGGCGCGACGATGAGGCTGACCGCCATCGCCGAGGTGTTCAACCTCTTCAACAGCGCGCGGTACCGCTACAACACGCTCGAAACGTCGCCAACGTTCGGCCAGCCGAACGCATCGGGGGGATCGCCAAGGACGGGCCAACTGGCGTTCAAGATCACGTTCTGA
- a CDS encoding Gfo/Idh/MocA family oxidoreductase, translating to MHRIAMLGTGLIGRLYVSTLVGARSRDRVEVVYSRSPDRAAAFAKTWGIPHATSNMDEALTHPDVDVVVIGLPNHLHEQAVLTAARAKKAILCTKPLARTAAEAHRMLEAVERAGVFHGYLEDLVYPPKTLKAIRSVQQGAIGRVLWARSREAHPGPHSHWFWDKTQSGGGAIIDLGCHCIEISRSFIGKRVRPVEVTCWADTQVHPIEAEDSAVGLVKYANGAIGQFEVSWAFRGGMDLRDEVSGTEGTIWLNHWLRTGFEMFTSVGERGYVAEKAEGSTGWLFPVGDEEGALGLVEMFSDMLNALDRGTAPMEDFYDGYVVNAIIDAALLSAKSKRWEPVQLDDWRGDDTASTGAALRDFDADHYLIKEETMPDGRVRRILKEKVSGNVVQR from the coding sequence ATGCATCGGATCGCCATGCTCGGCACGGGCCTGATTGGCCGTCTGTACGTCAGCACGCTCGTCGGCGCGCGCAGCCGCGACCGTGTCGAGGTCGTCTACTCGCGATCGCCGGACCGCGCGGCGGCGTTCGCGAAGACGTGGGGCATTCCGCACGCGACCTCGAACATGGACGAGGCCCTCACCCACCCCGACGTCGACGTGGTCGTCATCGGTCTTCCGAACCACCTGCACGAGCAGGCGGTCCTCACGGCCGCAAGAGCGAAGAAAGCCATCCTCTGCACGAAGCCGCTCGCGCGCACGGCGGCCGAAGCTCACCGGATGCTCGAGGCGGTCGAGCGCGCCGGCGTCTTCCACGGCTACCTCGAGGATCTCGTGTATCCGCCGAAGACGCTCAAGGCGATCCGGTCGGTGCAGCAGGGTGCGATCGGCCGCGTCCTGTGGGCGCGATCGCGCGAGGCGCATCCGGGCCCGCACAGCCACTGGTTCTGGGACAAGACGCAGTCGGGCGGCGGCGCGATCATCGACCTGGGCTGCCACTGCATCGAGATCAGCCGGAGCTTCATCGGCAAGCGCGTGCGCCCCGTCGAGGTGACGTGCTGGGCCGACACGCAGGTGCACCCGATCGAGGCCGAGGACAGCGCGGTCGGGCTGGTGAAGTACGCCAACGGCGCGATCGGCCAGTTCGAAGTGAGCTGGGCGTTCCGCGGCGGCATGGACCTGCGCGACGAAGTCTCCGGCACGGAAGGGACGATCTGGCTCAACCACTGGTTGCGGACCGGCTTCGAGATGTTCACGTCGGTCGGCGAGCGCGGTTACGTGGCGGAGAAAGCCGAAGGCTCGACCGGCTGGCTCTTCCCGGTGGGTGACGAGGAAGGGGCGCTCGGGCTCGTCGAGATGTTCTCGGACATGCTGAACGCGCTCGACCGCGGCACGGCGCCGATGGAGGACTTCTACGACGGTTACGTCGTGAACGCGATCATCGACGCCGCGCTGCTCTCGGCGAAGAGCAAGCGGTGGGAGCCGGTCCAGCTCGACGACTGGCGTGGCGATGACACGGCGAGCACCGGCGCCGCCCTCCGCGACTTCGACGCCGATCACTACCTCATCAAAGAGGAAACGATGCCCGATGGCCGTGTCCGCCGTATCCTGAAGGAGAAGGTCAGCGGCAACGTCGTCCAGCGGTGA
- a CDS encoding Ppx/GppA family phosphatase, with protein sequence MSLSSSRRRPVVAVIDIGSNSGRVVVLEADQARHLRLLTGSRAPLRLVGDVDEHAHLSEETMARTMEAVRDFHAVAKGAGASRVVAVATAAMRDARNGRLFMERLRRELGLQVRILSGRDEARHGFAGAIRGLPVANGLLFDLGGGSLQISQFRARRLQHAVSLPLGALRLSRMFLESDPPRPRELRKLRAHVAKHLSKARLPRLRRSDVVVGTGGTLRNLAKIDRSLHEYPISTLHGYVVPLKRLHRMVQELAATRERNRDEIAGLSAERADSIVGGAVAIETLLEMLGAAEVIVSGQGVREGVAASLLDIGMPPIAQLRESSLASLGARFDGWDASAADRRRSIARQLVEALEPSLPDRIAEAVEHGAWLLDIGRTLDFFDRHLHTADMLLATELDGFSHRDVALVSGIVRLAGDRHADSARLRPLLPPGDLDRLDRAAVLLALADEIERRCPRGRPVAVSCRVGGADVKIRAPALPAWRSRDLGARFQRAFGKTLVVRAK encoded by the coding sequence ATGTCTCTCTCGTCCTCTCGCCGTCGTCCCGTGGTCGCGGTCATCGACATCGGTTCCAACTCGGGCCGCGTCGTCGTGCTCGAGGCCGATCAGGCGCGTCATCTGCGGCTGCTCACCGGCTCGCGCGCGCCGCTGCGGCTGGTCGGCGACGTGGACGAGCACGCGCACCTCAGTGAGGAGACGATGGCGCGCACGATGGAGGCGGTGCGGGACTTCCACGCGGTGGCCAAAGGCGCCGGCGCCTCGCGTGTGGTGGCCGTCGCGACCGCCGCGATGCGTGATGCGCGGAACGGGCGGCTGTTCATGGAGCGGCTGCGTCGCGAGCTCGGCCTCCAGGTGCGGATCCTGAGCGGCCGCGACGAAGCGCGGCACGGGTTCGCCGGCGCGATCCGCGGCCTGCCGGTCGCCAACGGCCTGCTCTTCGACCTCGGGGGCGGCAGCCTGCAGATCTCGCAGTTCCGCGCGCGCCGGCTGCAGCATGCCGTCAGCCTGCCCCTCGGGGCCCTCCGGCTGAGCCGGATGTTCCTCGAGTCCGATCCGCCGAGGCCGCGCGAGCTGCGGAAGCTGCGCGCGCACGTGGCGAAGCACCTGTCGAAGGCCCGCCTGCCGCGGCTCCGCCGCAGCGACGTGGTCGTCGGCACCGGCGGCACGCTGCGAAACCTCGCGAAGATCGATCGCAGCCTGCACGAGTACCCGATCAGCACGCTGCACGGGTACGTGGTGCCGCTGAAGCGCCTGCACCGGATGGTCCAGGAGCTTGCGGCGACGCGCGAGCGCAATCGCGACGAGATCGCCGGGCTGAGCGCGGAGCGCGCGGACTCGATCGTGGGCGGCGCCGTCGCGATCGAGACGCTGCTCGAGATGCTCGGCGCGGCCGAGGTGATCGTGTCGGGGCAGGGCGTCCGCGAAGGCGTCGCGGCCAGCCTGCTCGACATCGGCATGCCGCCGATCGCGCAACTGCGCGAGTCGTCGCTCGCCTCGCTCGGCGCCCGTTTCGACGGCTGGGACGCGAGTGCAGCCGATCGGCGGCGATCGATCGCGCGTCAACTGGTCGAGGCGCTGGAGCCGTCGCTGCCCGATCGCATCGCCGAGGCCGTCGAGCACGGCGCCTGGCTGCTCGACATCGGCCGCACCCTCGACTTCTTCGACCGGCATCTGCACACGGCCGACATGCTGCTCGCGACCGAGCTGGACGGCTTCTCCCATCGCGACGTCGCCCTCGTGTCGGGAATCGTCCGGCTGGCCGGCGATCGTCACGCCGACTCGGCGAGGCTCCGACCTCTGCTGCCGCCCGGCGATCTCGACCGGCTGGATCGGGCGGCCGTGCTGCTGGCGCTCGCGGACGAGATCGAGCGCCGATGCCCACGCGGACGGCCCGTCGCGGTCTCGTGCCGCGTCGGCGGAGCCGACGTGAAGATCAGGGCGCCGGCGCTGCCGGCATGGCGCAGCCGCGACCTCGGTGCGAGGTTCCAGCGCGCCTTCGGCAAGACGCTGGTTGTCCGTGCGAAGTAG
- the galK gene encoding galactokinase, protein MAVPAASRAVEAFRDRYRADPLWLVAAPGRVNLIGEHTDYNDGFVLPMAIDRRTAIAAGPSSDRTAVFHSAWAEEGVRIDLTVPPRRGAPQWANYVRGVIDGFAAERTPIPGLRAVIESDVPAGSGLSSSAALEVAVATLLETASGRALTPVAKALLCQRAEREFAGVPSGIMDQFTSTMATENHALLIDCRSLAVDHIPMDDPAVVVLIVNTNVRHDLASGEYARRHAECRAAAAAIGVPALRDATLEDVNRAALDPVLLRRARHVVGENARTLAAARAMAAGDWPEFGRLMYASHASLRGDYEVSCRELDLVVETAREIGEPGGVFGARMTGGGFGGSAICLVRADAVERARHVIADTYATLGPRGATLFSSRPAGHASVLPSW, encoded by the coding sequence ATGGCCGTGCCCGCTGCCAGCCGCGCCGTCGAGGCCTTCCGCGATCGCTATCGGGCGGATCCCCTCTGGCTCGTCGCGGCGCCAGGTCGCGTGAACCTCATCGGCGAGCACACCGACTACAACGACGGGTTCGTGCTGCCGATGGCGATCGACCGCCGCACGGCGATCGCCGCGGGCCCCTCGTCCGATCGCACGGCCGTGTTCCACAGCGCGTGGGCCGAGGAGGGCGTGAGGATCGACCTCACGGTGCCCCCGCGGCGAGGCGCGCCGCAGTGGGCCAACTACGTGCGGGGCGTCATCGACGGCTTCGCCGCCGAACGCACGCCGATTCCTGGGCTGCGGGCCGTCATCGAGTCCGACGTGCCGGCCGGCAGCGGCCTCTCGAGCAGCGCCGCGCTCGAGGTGGCGGTGGCGACGCTCCTTGAGACCGCATCGGGACGCGCGCTCACGCCGGTGGCGAAAGCGCTGCTCTGCCAGCGGGCCGAGCGCGAGTTCGCCGGCGTGCCGAGCGGGATCATGGACCAGTTCACGTCGACGATGGCGACCGAGAACCACGCGTTGCTGATCGACTGCCGGTCGCTCGCGGTCGACCACATCCCGATGGACGATCCGGCCGTCGTCGTGCTGATCGTGAACACGAACGTGCGCCACGACCTCGCCAGCGGCGAGTACGCGCGCCGGCATGCGGAGTGCCGCGCCGCCGCGGCGGCGATCGGCGTGCCGGCGCTCAGGGACGCGACCCTCGAGGATGTCAATCGGGCCGCGCTCGATCCCGTCCTCCTCCGCCGCGCGAGGCACGTCGTCGGCGAGAACGCTCGGACGCTCGCCGCCGCGCGCGCGATGGCGGCCGGCGACTGGCCGGAATTCGGACGGCTGATGTACGCGAGCCACGCGTCGCTTCGCGGCGACTACGAGGTCAGTTGCCGCGAGCTCGACCTCGTCGTCGAGACCGCGCGCGAGATCGGCGAACCCGGCGGCGTGTTCGGCGCCCGCATGACGGGCGGGGGCTTCGGCGGCTCGGCGATCTGCCTGGTGCGCGCCGACGCGGTCGAGCGCGCGCGGCACGTGATCGCCGACACGTATGCGACCCTCGGTCCGCGGGGCGCGACGCTGTTCTCGTCGCGCCCCGCCGGGCACGCGTCAGTCCTGCCGAGCTGGTGA